GGCAAGCCTATGAGATGTCTAAACAGTAAGCCTACCATTAACAAGCTGAGAGGTCATCTGTGAATTAATCCTTCTAAAAGGAATATTCGGGCAACGAATCGTCTGATCTTCATTGGGAACGTGGAATCTTTGGTCACCAAACATCATGTGGGCTTAACTGCTTTATCCTATCAGAATCAGAATGAAGGACATGATCTATCTTGTCACAAACATTCTCATCCCATCAAAGACATCCTTCCCACGCGCTCTATAGTACCTCTAAGAACAATGAAAAGGGGATCGACTCTTGAAAATACTAAGCCTACATTATGTCAATACTTTTTGAAGTTCTTATCTTCAACATTCTTCCCACCTTTGTTCTCCTTAGCCTCTAACTCTCCACCCTGACTGGGTGAACCAACTTCCATACCATCCATCATTCTCTTCTCTATACTCCTTCATTGTGGTATCAATGTATCAACAAAAATCCTAATCAAATCATAAACTAAcatgaatttatacaaataCATATCCACCTTACatctcatattttattttgggaaacCTTCAATATCGTATATGTAATGGTGcattaaaaaagaagataaagcTAAACATGCATTTGTCTCAaccctatttttatttatgatttcttcttgaatttttaacatttgtttttaaaattatataagattttttattttttatttttgtaactaatgatatttttattttttaaagggtaaactactaaaatagtcacttttatttgcatcaggttacattttaatcacttatgtttgaaatgttacattttagtcacttacgatATCGTTTTGCTACGAAATGGTCACTTTATTGTTAAGATCTGTTACCTTCCAAACGACAATATGATGTGACAGTTAAACCATAATATCTGCCATTAAAACGTTATCATTTTAGTCACGTTATTGGTTTGACTATGTCCTTTTTGTTTGTCACATATAcagaaaaaatgaaatgatggaCCACCTTTTTTgcccaaaaaaagaaaaatataatatttgaacccaaaatctatataaagaacaaaaaattcattatttactgTAATCCATGCCTAGACTCTCTATTGAATCGAtcttttgttctttcattttgaataaaaaaatccaattgaTTGATGGAGCACTCAATTTGATTTCTATTGTTTCGATTCAACAAAGATGATTATAAAAATGAACGATTTTTTCAGTTAGAATGGAAacgaaaactaaaaaaaaaaggaaaccaagggtttctttttcaattcaaGGATTAATTTGATGCACTGGGTTTGGTTATTTCGGAAAACcaaattaacattttcctttaattaatttagaaaattcaattaattaaatttatttaattaaaaaaataattaatttacttgaaTTAACATCCACGTTggcatttaaaatatattttaactgcCACATCGGATTGTCGTTTGAAAGGTAAAACATCTTAACAACAGAGTGaccatttcgtaacaaaacgataacataagtgattaaaacataacattaagtgattaaaatacaacttgagacaaacaaaaataactattttgagAGGTTACCTATTTTTAAAAGCTTAttgcatttttaattttttaaaaatatttagtcaattttagatttttttttgaaattttagattttttaactttcaggcaaaattatatttaaatttcttttataaatttatagattttgatatttttatataaaaaaggatATAAAATGTAGTATAtagacttatttttattttaaaaaaatcatcttttcttcgtttcttttcCATTAAAAACATGGAAGAACCATAAATAGTCATTTCTtcataataatacattaagatAATTGGGgataaaaaatgtatatttactCAATTCCCGCCTATGAAACAAAGCATTTGTGTCCAAACATCAATTGCAAAAAAGGGGGAATAATCCCtaattttccttcttcttttttggtcTACCAGCACTGATCGGTTTCCCATCTTCGGATCGGGTACGCCCGAGTCCTAACCCGTCTCGCACGTACCCCCAACGACATATCGTACACGGCTCTGGCCGTCGGATCCGACAATGTCGCGTAAGCGTTACGAATCTCGATGAAATCGCGGCCGTCCGATGAGGATCCGTTCGCGTCGGGATGGTAAACCTTGGCCAGGCTTCGATACGCCGTCTTGATCTCGTTCAACGACGCCGTTCTCTCCACCCTCAGTATCTCGTACAAACTCCCCGCCAGAGCCACCGCCGCGCTATTGCTTTCAGTAGCGGTGGCCGACTTGAAAGACGCCGCTTGTGCCGAAGTCCTCAGGGAGGATGAAGTCTTGTTGGGGGAGAAAGCGTGGATGGATTTAGGGAGGAAAGGGGAAGGGAGGGTTGCATACATTGGGGAAAGAAGGGATGAGAGCATAAAGAATTTGGTAGGTCACAGGTGAATGAATCTTGTATTTATAAGGGTCAAAAGCTAGAAGATGTGGGTGCCGATATTTAAGACAGagaatctgaaaaataaaaatcaaaatatatttatataaaaaaaaaaaaaaaaaaaacagtgtGGGCTGTTTTGTCTGCTGCTGGTTTCTTCCATTTGATTCCGACATTATTGCAGGTATTGTCTTAACTCttaattttctgatttttttcttctttttacttatAAGCCTTCTAGAAGATATCTTGTTTCCGAGCCATTTTTTCCGGCTCAGCGCTACTTGTCTTTTTGTTTTGGggtaatattatttcatttttgcccctaaacttgggaaataaattcattttagtaCGTACTTTGTTTCGTTATTTTGGTTcctgaacttgaaaattataaaagtttgatgatgTGGTGTTTTAAAATTGCGCCACATtatcacttgaaaattaaaaattttatataaatatttaggtGATAATATGCTACAATCTCATTATATAATATTCGGTGTTTTAATAACTGGATCGATGGTTgaacaattcaaatcattagTTTCCAATTTGACTAGTTCGATCGGTTCGACTATagaccaacaataattaaataaataattagaaattcataaaaattttaagaaaaacatattaaattaattcaacttgttcaactgtccatttttgtcttgattttttatttttaccaatcTTAAGCAATTTTCGAGTCAATTGGTTCAACCTTTTTATTTGGACTATTATAACGATTTGTTCTCAATCCATTTGATTTGGTCTTGTTCTAGTAAACACTGGCcacatcatcaaatttgacagaACTCAAATTTAAGGACCAAAGTGGATctagttgtcaagttcaaggATCAAACTGGACAAAAACAAAGTACAAGTACCAAAGTGGACCTGGTTGCCAAGTTTAGGGgccaaaaaattatattatccattttgtttcacctaaaaaaaaagttgttgaatgaattatgaatcatattaaacaaaaacaagttatatttataatgaatcaaatattaaatttaaatctatttgGTAGCTTGTGGTGGTATAAAACTATTTGGTATTATTCATGTTATCTTGCCTATGAAATGTTTCTTACTTTGGTTAGTCGATGAACTTGGTTGATGAATATAGTCATGAGAAAACGAATTATAAGTGATGGTTGAATGAGCGTGAAATGTTAAGTAGTTTGTGCTTGAATAGTTAATGTTGTGGTGCcattgatgacattttggttaggcacttaggttggtTGATATTTTGTATGCTTTGGCAAGTTTTTGATGCATTATATGTAAGTTTAATGAATGGTAATTGCATGACTTGTGGTCTAAGTGATTATAGGTATGATGGCTTGGTTTTGAAGGCATGTTTAGatacacacggccgtgtgccacacacagttgcatgacacggccatgtggtaTGTTTGATTTTGGAGCAGGTTCGTTTACATAGCATCAGTctgttacacggccgtgtgaccttgGAGTACACGATGTCAGTTTGTTATACAACACAACCATGTCATAGGACCATATAGTCTCAACCTTGTCACACaatcgtgtgacccctgtttatattttttacctgaatttttgtaaaagtttcaatttagtcccaatttgATTCCGAGTTGGTTTATGGATCTCATATGCTTAATTAATGTCTGATTTTAATTGTAAATCACATCATAATTGTATTAATGTTGTTTTAtgcatttataaattattatgttgATTTATAGAATGGAAATGATGTTTAACAGTTGTATTACCTTATAGCTCGGGTTAAGTGACCGAACCAAGTGTAAGGTGTTATAGTAAGTCATCACATAAACTTGACGTCAAAAGAAATACACTCATATAATAAACGGGAATAGCTTGTGCAATCGTCTTAAGAACTACCTCCTTACCCGGTCGAGACAGAAGTCTATTCTTCTAACTCAAAATGCATTTGTACAAATGATCTCTTATAAAACTGAAAACTTGTTTCTTATTTCTACCAACCAAATATGGAAGCCCCAGATAAGAGCCTTGAGAAATAGAAGCATTCACTCCCAAAATCGAAAATGCAACATGCTTGAATtgacaatattttattaatatatttaatataaaaattttcttaaataatatattcgGTAATTGCCAAATAAATACTCCCGAAATAGGTTTAAGGAAGATTTGTTTACCATATTATATTAAGgttctaataatatttttttattataaaatgcCTAAAACTACCCATTTCTGCGtttcaacgcactcgaacccacatcctcctgcattgacaataacACCCATACGaatcgaactaagactcaatcgacaccatttttcttaaaacaacaaaaaaatcaaaaattacaAGTTGGATACTTATCTTATTAAGCATGCACATATCGTTTTCATACTTCTTCACCACTAAAATTGTAAGGGTAATTGATTGCCATTAATCCTAGTGGTCATGCTTATATCCAAGTGGAAATCAGTGTTTGATAATGacgaatatataataatatcaatcttagaaaaaaattgaatagaaaatcaaattaaaatgaatataccaaaccgaatttaataaaaaataactaaaatgaaaataaatatttgttattcgatttttttacttttttagttaaaatcgAGATTTAAAGGACATTTGgttcatttcaaaattcagatcCAACCGTTAACATTATTAGCTTTTTCTTTGTTATGTTCGTGTTCAATATAACgttttttttagttacatgttattaagtggacatttttttatttcaaaatgtcgcacaaacaaatttaacaaaaaatttaacaacgttaataattggacttgaaatttgaaatttaaaaatagaaagactaaattcctgaaaataaaatagtaagaaCTAGATTCCAAATTTTCGAAGAGTATAGagacttatggcatattttaacccgaaaattaaattatttttttaaatttggattttgattttcgatattgaaaaagaaataaaacattttaattcatatttacatttttgtatgataaaaatgtaagtaaaatattgaataataatttgcTTGAATTTGGACGCATGATTTCCTCAAACCAACAGGCGCGCGGCTAAAGCTAGTCAAGCTTGACGTGGAGCCGAGCCGAGCCGAGCCGAGCTGaggaaaaagctaaaaaattctcttcttcttttttcattttatctaaataaatttaatgtttataaaatttaaaaaaaaaatagagaataaacgataaaatatctataaaatcttttgaaaatatcaaaatcaagatttttACATCCATTTTAACAATATTCGAGGCCAATTCAATAAATGTCTAGTGCAATTAACtctatattttttgaataattttattataaattttgatcatatctgATTTTTTTACAGACTACCCATAACCCCTCCTAACCTGTAAATAGGAAGATGGTGTGCTTCAACACACTCGAACTTAAATCCTcctatattaataataatatccatACCAATCGAATTAAGATTCAATGgcttttattaaatattttttagtactaaaaaattaaatgaaagattCATAAATAAAGTATGGACCATAGCCTGACTTAGTGACAGCCTTCAATATTTGAACGCGCCTAAGGTTTCTAGAAGGCTAATAAAACagtacattttttaattttattttttaatgttatttgtagttaattttactatactttcacaaatttaaatctaattataaaaataattaaaataaaatatattaaaattacgattttaatactaatttcattcaattaaatttacGATTTTTCAtactaatttcaaattttgagttttgaatattaaaattttaaattttcttttataaatatttctaaaaaaatagatttgcaaataaatagaaaaaaacaataACTTTTTcgtataaa
This sequence is a window from Gossypium raimondii isolate GPD5lz chromosome 5, ASM2569854v1, whole genome shotgun sequence. Protein-coding genes within it:
- the LOC105768616 gene encoding chaperone protein dnaJ 11, chloroplastic, giving the protein MLSSLLSPMYATLPSPFLPKSIHAFSPNKTSSSLRTSAQAASFKSATATESNSAAVALAGSLYEILRVERTASLNEIKTAYRSLAKVYHPDANGSSSDGRDFIEIRNAYATLSDPTARAVYDMSLGVRARRVRTRAYPIRRWETDQCW